The genomic segment GCGGTGCTGATCGCGCTGGGCATCGCCGGGTGGGCCGGCGCGCTCATCGTGCGCCGCACCCTGGCCCCGCTGGACCGGGTCGCGGCCACCGCCACCCGGGTCTCCGAGCTACGGCTCGACCGCGGCGAGGTGCGGCTGGCCCAGCGTGTGCCCGAACGCGACACCGACCCGCGCACCGAGGTGGGTCAGGTCGGGGCCGCGCTCAACCAGATGCTCGACCACGTGGGCAACGCGCTCGAGGCCCGGCACGCCAGCGAGACCCAGGTCCGCCAGTTCGTCGCCGACGCCAGCCACGAACTGCGTACGCCGCTGGCCGCCATCCGCGGCTACGCCGAGCTCAGCCGGCGCAGCCGGGCCACCGTCCCCGACGAGATCGCGCACGTGCTCAACCGGGTCGAGTCCGAGGCCAAGCGGATGACCGGCCTGGTCGAGGACCTGCTGCTGCTGGCCCGCATCGACGCCGGCCGGCCGCTCGCGCACGACCCGGTCGACCTGACCATGCTCGTCGTCGACTCGGTCAGCGACGCCCACGCCGCCGGGCCACGCCACTCCTGGCAGCTCGACCTGCCCGAGGAGCCGGTCGTCGTGATCGGCGACGGCGCGCGGCTGCATCAGGTGCTGGCCAACCTGCTGGCCAACGCGCGCACGCACACCCCCGAGGGCACAACCGTCACGGTCGGAGTCAGCTCGACATCCGGCTCGGCCGTGCTGCGCGTCACCGACAACGGTCCGGGCATCCCGTACGAGTTGCAGCCGCACATCTTCGAGCGGTTCGCCCGCGGTGACAGCTCCCGCTCGCGCGCCGCCGGCAGCACCGGGCTCGGCCTGTCGATCGTGCACGCCGTCGTGCAGTCCCACCAGGGTCACGTCGCCGTGGAAAGCGTTCCCGGCCGCACCGTCTTCACGGTCGTCCTGCCGCTGTCCGTCTCATCAGCTGAGCAGTTCGCGCAAATAGCTCCGCCCGCGACCTGAGGCGCTATGCTGTCCGACGTGACTCAGACGTTCTATTGGTTTACGAGGCCGGCTCCCGCCGGTGCCTCAGCCATGACCATCGTCTGAGACACCACGCCAGAGCCGGCCCGGGCAGCGACACGATGTCGCTGCCTTTTTGTTTGCCGGCTCTCAGGGTGGGGGCCGGCGCAGAAGTGGAGAACACCGTGACTGCCCCCGAGGTTCAGCGCGTTCGTGACCAGCGCATCGAGGCCGTCGTCCCGCTGATGAGCCCCGCGCTGCTGCACCACGAGCTGCCGCTGACGAGCGAGTTGCACGACACCGTGCTGGAGGGCCGCCGCCAGGTCGAGGACGTGCTCAACCGCCGAGATCCGCGGCTGCTCGTCGTCGTCGGCCCGTGCTCCGTGCACGACCCCGCCGCCGCCGGCGAGTACGCCTCGCTGCTGTCCGGCGCGGCCGAGCGCTTCGCCGACGACCTGCTGATCGTGATGCGGGTCTACTTCGAGAAGCCGCGCTCCACCGTCGGCTGGAAGGGCCTGATCAACGATCCGGCGCTGGACGGCACGGGCGACGTCGGCACCGGACTGCGGATCGCCCGGCGGCTGCTGCTCGAGATCGTCGGCCGGGGGCTGCCGACCGCCGTCGAGTTCCTCGACCCGATCACCCCGCAATACATCGCGGACACGGTGAGCTGGGGCGCGATCGGTGCCCGGACGGTGGAGTCGCAGGTGCACCGGCAGCTCTCGTCGGGCCTGTCGATGCCGATCGGGATGAAGAACCGCCCCGACGGCAGCATCTCCACCGCGATCGACGCGATCCACGCCGCCGCCGTGCCGCACGTCTTCCCCGGCATCGACTACTCCGGCACCCCGGCGATCCTGCACACCACCGGCAACCCGGACACCCACCTCGTGCTGCGCGGCGGCGGAGGCAAGCCCAACTACAGCGCCGCCGACGTGGCCCACGCGCTGGACCTGCTGCGCACGGCCGGCCTGCCGGAGCGCCTGGTGATCGACTGCTCGCACGGCAACAGCGGCAAGGACCACCTGCGCCAGCCCGTGGTCGCCGACGACGTGGCGCAGCAGATGGAGGCCGGTCAGCGCGGCATCAGCGGCGTCATGCTGGAGAGCTTCCTCGTGCCCGGCCGGCAGGACCTGGGCGGGCCGCTGACGTACGGCCAGTCGGTGACCGACGCGTGCATGGGCTGGGAGCCGACCGTCGAGGTGCTGGAGCGCCTGGCCACCGCCTCGGCCAAGCGGCGCGCGACTCACAGCTAGAGCACAGGCTTGGCATAACGGCGGGACAGGGCGGGCGCCGAATCTGGTCGAGGTAAATATCCGCTTTTCTGTGGAGAGCCTCGATGACCACGACGTTGCCCGTCCCGCCGCCGGTGGCGCAGGATGTACCTCCCCGTGCCCCCGCGCCCACCCCGGCCTGGGTGCGTCCGGCCCTGATCGCGCTGCTGGTGGCCACCGGTGTGCTCTACCTCTGGGGGCTCGGCAGAAACGGCTGGGCCAACGCGTTCTACTCGGCCGCCGTGCAGGCCGGCTCGGAGAGCTGGAAGGCGTTCTTCTTCGGCTCCTCCGACGCGGCCAACTCGATCACCGTCGACAAGACGCCCGCCTCGCTGTGGGTGATGGCCCTGTCGGCCCGCATCTTCGGCGTCAACGCCTGGAGCATCCTCGTGCCGCAGGCACTGATGGGCGTGGCCAGCGTCGGGCTGCTCTTCGCCACCGTACGGCGTTGGTACGGCCCGGCCGCCGGCCTGCTCGCGGGCGCGGTGCTGGCGCTCACGCCGATCGCGGTGCTGATGTTCCGGTTCAACAACCCGGACGCGTTGCTCGTGCTGCTCATGGTGGCCGGGGCCTATGCGACCGTACGGGCCGTCGAGAACGGTTCCACCAAGTGGATCGTGCTGGCCGGCGTCTTCGTCGGGTTCGGTTTCCTGGCCAAGATGCTGCAGGCCCTGCTCGTGGTGCCCGCGTTCGCGCTGGCCTACCTGATCGCCGGGCCGCCCAAGCTGGGCAAGCGGATCGGGCAGCTGCTGCTCTCGGGCCTGGCCGTGGTGGTCTCGGCCGGCTGGTACATCGCGATCGTCGAACTGGTGCCGGCCTCGATGCGGCCCTACATCGGCGGCTCGCAGAACAACAGCATCCTCGAACTCACCCTCGGCTACAACGGCCTGGGCCGGCTCAACGGCGACGAGACCGGCAGCGTCGGCGGTGGGGGCGGCGGCTTCGGCGGCGGGGGCATGTGGGGCTCGACCGGCCTGACCCGTATGTTCGACAGTGAGCAAGGCGGTCAGATCTCGTGGCTGCTCCCGGCGGCGCTGATCGTGCTGGTGGCGGGTCTGGTGATCACGGCCCGGCGGGCGCGCACCGACCGGCAGCGGGCCGGGCTGATCCTTTGGGGCGGCTGGCTGCTGATCACCGGGCTGGTCTTCAGCTTCATGCAGGGCATCTTCCACGCGTACTACACGGTGGCGCTGGCCCCGGCGGTCGGCGCGGTGGTCGGCATGGGCGTGGCCCTGCTCTGGGCGCGGCGCCGCACCGTGGTGGCCGCCGTGACGCTCGCGGCGACCGTGGCCATCACGGCCTGGTGGTCCTACCACCTGCTCGGGCTCAGCCCCGACTTCCTGCCCTGGCTGCGCTGGGTCGTGCTGATCGGCGGTCTGACGGGCGCGGTGGCGCTGCTCGGGGCGCTGCGGCTGCCGGCTCGGGTCGCGGCGCTGGCGGCGGGGGTCTCGCTGGCCGCGGTGCTGGCCGGACCGGCGGCGTACGCGGTGCAGACCGCCTCCGAGGCGCACACCGGCTCGATTCCCTCGGCCGGGCCGGCCACCACGGGCGGGTTCGGCGGCGGGCCCGGGCGCGGCGGCTTCCGCGGTGGCGGCGGGCGTAGCAACGGTGGCTTCCCCGGCGGTGGGCAGGGCTTCCCGGGCGGTGGGCAGGGCTTCCCGGGCGGTGGGCAGGGCTTCCCGGGCGGTGGCCAGGGCTTCCCCGGCGGCACCGGCCAGAACGGCGGCGCCCCGGGCGGCACCTCGCAAGGCGGGCCCCAGGGCGGCACCTCGCCGGGTGGGACGTCTCAGGGCGGCGGCTTCCCCGGCGGCAACGGCGGCGGCGGGATGCGTGGCGGCGGCATGGGCGGCCTGCTCGACGCGGCCACGGTCAGCGACGAGATGAAGGCTCTGCTCGAGGCGAACGCCGACCAGTACACCTGGGTCGCGGCCGCGGTCGGCTCCCAGAGCGCGTCGGGCTACCAGCTGGCGACCGGCGACCCGGTGATGGCGGTCGGCGGCTTCAACGGCAGCGACCCGTCCCCCACGCTGGCCCAGTTCCAGCAGTACGTGGCCGAGGGCAAGATCCACTACTTCATCGGCGGGGGTGGCTTCGGCGGCCGCAGTTCGGGTGGCAGCAGCGCCAGCTCGGAGATCGCGTCCTGGATCTCGGAGAACTTCACGGCCCAGACCGTCGGCAACACCACTGTCTACGACCTGAGCCAGTCCGCCGGCGGCACCACCGCCTGATCACATCGCTTCCTCTGACGGCCGGTTTCCCGTACGGGGAACCGGCCGTTTGCTTTGCCCTCGGACAGGCTCACAGTGGGCGCACAGGCCGGCCACAAAACGCGCTTAGCCACGGCGATCATCGTGGTGTCATGAACACGACGCAGCCCTCGCCCACAGCGGCCGCGACCCGTTTCGACGCCCCGGTGCTCGACGTGGTCGTCCCGGTCTACAACGAGGAGATCGACCTCGAGCCGTGCGTGCGACGGCTGCACGGCTACCTCGCGGCACACTTCCCGTACCGATTCCGCATCACGATCGCCGACAACGCGAGCACCGACTCGACGGCGTCAGTGGCCGGCCGGCTGGCCGGTGAACTGACCGAGGTCGAGTGGGTGCACCTGCCGGAGAAGGGCCGCGGCCGCGCGCTGAAACACGTGTGGACACATTCCGACGCAGCGGTCATGGCCTACATGGACGTGGACCTGTCGACCGATCTGGGTGCGCTGCTGCCGCTGGTCGCCCCGCTGATCAGCGGCCACTCCGACCTGGCGATCGGCTCCCGGCTGGCCCGCGGTTCCCGGGTGGTGCGCGGCGCCAAGCGGGAGTTCATCTCGCGCAGCTACAACCTGATCCTGCGCGGCACCCTGTCCGCCCGTTTCTCCGACGCGCAGTGCGGCTTCAAGGCGATCCGTTCCGACGTCGCCGCACAGCTGCTGCCGATGGTCGAAGACACCGGCTGGTTCTTCGACACCGAGATGCTGGTGCTGGCCGAACGGGCCGGCCTGCGCATCCACGAAGTGCCGGTCGACTGGATCGACGACCCCGACAGCCGGGTCGACATCGTCTCGACAGCGATGGCCGACCTGCGCGGGATCGCCCGCCTGCTACGGGCCTTCGGCGCGGGCCGCCTCCCCCTGGCCACACTGCGCGAACAACTCGGCCGCAACCCGCTGCCGGTCACCGGGGTGCCGGCCGGCCTGACCGGTCAGCTCATCCGCTTCGCCGCCATCGGGGCGGCCAGCACACTGGCCTACCTGGCCCTGTACGCCCTGCTGCGCCTGGGCCTGAACCCGCAACCCGCCAACCTGCTGGCCCTGCTGGCCACGGCCATCGCCAACACGGCAGCCAACCGCCGCCTGACCTTCAACGTACGAGGAACCGACGGCGCGTGGCGGCACCAGGCCCAAGGCCTGCTCGTCTTCGCCGTGGGCCTGGGCCTGACCAGCGGCGCCCTGGCCCTGCTGGACGCCCTGCACACCGCCCCGGCCAAACCGGTCGAACTGGCCGTCCTGATCGTGGCCAACCTGCTGGCCACCGCGGTCCGCTTCCTGATGCTCCGGCTCTGGGTCTTCCGCTCCCGCCGAGCCACGGCCCACGCCACGACGTAGCCCCGCGCCACCTTTTGCGACCGCCGTCCAGTCCGCGAACGCCGCCTCACCTTTGCACCCAACCAACCCGAACACACCCCGCTCGCTCCTCAAGACACTCCTTCTCGCGTCCCTGCAGAGCCTTCTTCGCGGACCTCCTGAACGACTTTCGGCATATGTCCACATGGGGAGGCGAGACGGCTCGCCCCTGATCCACACAAAGCCGGCCGCCCGCAGCAAACATGTCGCCGGCCGGCCGAGGGCGCGGCGCGGACGTAACCAGCCAGTCAGTAATAAGCCCGGTCGTGGCTCAACACGGTCGCAGCACGACGTCGGCGCGGTCGTGTCCGGTCCGGGCGCGGCTTGACGTCGGTGGTGTGGGCGAAGCGGGGTCAGTGCTCCGGTGGGAGTTGGTCGGGGGTGATGCGACGGGGGCGGCCCGGTGGGCGGCGGAGCAGGGCCGCGGCGATCACCAAGATGGCGCAGAAGGCGGCGGCCGCGGCGGCGATCCACCAGCCGAGGACGCCGAGGATGACGGCGGCGGTCCAGATGACCACTGCGGTCAAAATCAGCGACAAAGACGGGCGTTTGGGGCGGGGTGGTTCGAGGCGGCCGCTGGTCATGCGGGCGCAGAATTCTGGGTCATCACGCCTCAGCTGACGCTCCAACTGCGCCAGACGTCGGCTGTCTTCCCTGCTCAACATGTCGCCACCTCCGGTCGGGTCGCGGCCACGCCCCATCGAACGGCACGCACTCCGATCAATGCCATTGTTACTCACGTGTTGCCTTTCGGATACCTCCAGAATTCTCCGCGGCCCTCCGGCCGGGACCGGGAGCACTCCGACCAGCCCGAACGCCCGCAAATCGCTCCCCACGGGTGGGCCGCCGGCCACGGGTGAAGCCCGGCGGTGATCACTCGAAGGCGACCCTGGCCTCGGGCACCTCGCGAGCCCGCGCGACCTCGAACGACTCCTTCTCCACCTGTTTGCGGCGGGCGGGCGGCACTGTGTCGAACGTCGTCACGGTCAGGTCGACCCGCTTGCCCGACATCTTCGCGCGCCACACCCCGGCCACCTCGCCGTCGATCAGGAGGGCGCCCGGGTTGCCCAGGGTTCGCCACACTTCCTTCTGCCGCTCGCGGTCGGGCACCAGCACGTCACGGTCGCGGGCCTGCAGCAGGGGATCCATCGGCGGGACGAAGCGGACACCATCGCGGCTCGCGGCCGACTTCAGCTCGTCGATCGCCTCGACGGGCAGCCACGCCTTGCGACCCTCCACGGTGACCGGTGTCAGCCGATCCCCGGGCCACACGGATTTCATCTCGGCCGTCGAACTGCCCAGATATTTGCCCACCTCGAGCGGACCGGCCGGACCCAGCAACCGCAGATACGTCAGGATCAGCTCGGCGATTCCCGCATTTCCGGCTGGGATCGGCGGCGCCTCGGGCAGCGGGCCGAGCATCGCGTCGCGGCCGCGCGACAGCACCTCGACCCCGCCCGCGAGCCCGGAATGCTGCCAGACGTTGCCCGCGATGTGCCGGGCCTGGCAACTGCGGCAGTCATAGGTCAGGGCCGCGGGCACCCGCTTGCTGACCTCGGTGCTCACTTCGCCGCGCGGCATCGGCTCGTGCACCACCTCGCGGAACGCCGCCGCGGTGGCCCGGAAGGCCTCGATGCCGAGCTTCCCGCCGTCGGGGATCTGACCACTCTTGATGCGGGCCGACGCGTCGGCGTCACTGATCGGCCACAACTGTTTGACCAGCGCCGCCAGGTCGGCCCGGCGATGCAGGTGGGGCGCCCCGCGCGTGGCCCAGACGGTGATCAGCCGAGGGTCGGCGAGGGCGGCGCCGGTGCGGGCGGCCAGCGCGACCTGGGCCGAGCCGGGCGTGTACTCCTGCACGCCGAGAGCGAGAACGGGCAGGTCGGCGGGCCGGACCGAACCGCGCTCGGCCAACCCCAGCGCGGCGACTCGATAGGCCATTGCTCGGGCACGGTCGACGTTGACCACGGCACCCCCAGGAATCTCAGGTGCGACGACGGTACCGCCGGGAGGCGACATTTCTCAGCCGGTCGCGACGGGTGTCGGGCTGCCGTTCCACCAGCTCCCACGTGTCGAGGCGGCTGGAACCGTGCGGGCCTTCCTGCAGGATCGGCGGCTCACCGGTGAGCCGGTAACCGCAATGCCGGGCCACAGCCGTGCTGCCGACGTTACCGGGATCGATGCGCAGCAGGAGGCGGCTCAGGTGCAGACTGCCCTGCGCGTACGAGGAAAGCAGGGACAGGGCGCCCGACGCGAGCCCACGCCGGCGCTCCCCCGCGTCGACCAGATAGCCCAGCTCGGCCTCCTTCAGCCCGAGGTCGACCCCGAACAGCGTGACCTCACCGAGCGGGCGCGAACCATCGGTGGTGATCGCGAGCTGGATCCGCCGGCCGCCGACGCGATTCTGATAACAGCGCTTCAGGTACGCGATGCCGGCCTCGACGTCGAACGGCGACGGCATCGGTGACCAGCGGGCGATCTCGGGCTCGTCGAGCATGCGGACCAGGTCGTCGAGGTCGTCGGCGCGCCATTCGCGCAGGATGATGCCGTCCCCCGTCAGTGTGAGCGGATAGGGCAGACGGCTGGCGGCCATGATTGAATCCTGCCCTTAAGGACCGGTTGCGGCCAGTAGCGCAGGATATGAAGCCCATGAGTGATTGGTCATGCCGTCACCGTCGGATAGCCGCTATCGCTCGCAGCGCGTTCGCGGGATGATGCACGGATCTTGAGGGCTCCTCTGCCCAATGTGGAGGGTTACCGGGTGCGTTGATCGGTGAAGTCGTAACGTTGACCCCGTGGAGGAACAGACCACGACGACCCGGCGCGGCGAAACGTACGCCGGCAGATCTCGCGAGCAGCGGTCCAACGAGCGGCGCGCGCGGATCATGGCGTCGGCGGTGCACCTGTTCGGGACGCGCGACTACGACGACGTCACCGTGGCCGACATCTGCGCCGGTGCAAAAGTGTCCAAACGGTACTTCTACGAGCATTTCGACGATCGTCCGGACCTGCTGCTCAAGGTGAACCGCGACCAGAACGAGTGGTTGCTGCGCGGCGTGGCCGCGGCGATCCCCGAGCGGCCGGCCACGCTGGAGGAGTTGTTCCGGCCGGCTCTGCACACGCTCGTCGACATGCTGAAGAGCAACCCGGAGAGCGCCCGCGTGATCTACGTGAACGCTCCCCGGATGGAGACGCGGCGACGCGGCGTGCTGCGCGAGGACGCCCAGTTCGTCGCGGCCGTGCTGCGGCGTGCCGGCGGCCGGCCCCAGGACCAGAGCGGCTACGACCGTACGCTCCTGGCCCTGGTGGCGGGCCTGAGTGAGGTGATCATCGACTGGATCTCGCACGACATGGTCGGCGACCCCGACCGCCTCGCCGACCACCTGACCGGCATCGCCCTGGCCCTCACCACCAGAGCAGCCGTCCTGTGAAATCGCCCGCATCCGGCGGCGCCATCGCCCAGCCGCCTGCTCCCGGCCGCGCCATCTGCCAGCCGGCCACATCCGGCGGCGCCATCCACCAGCCGGAACATCCCGGCGGCGCGAGCCGCGAAACCGGCCGTCACAGGCGACGAGCCGTGATCTCCACTCCGGCCGCCCGCAGGCGCGTCACCAAGGCGTCGCCCAGGCCCGTGGCCGGGGTCAGCACGCCGCCCGGCGAGGCCGGCAACGCGTCGCGATCGTGCACCAGGGCCAGCGCCGACTCGCCGAGCATGACCGCGGTCGCCGCGTACCCCGGGTCGCCCTTGGCCCGGAAACGGGCCGTGTAGCGGGCGCCGGTCGTCGTCGTGGTGAAGAAGTCCAAGGTGAAGTGGCCTTCCCGCTGCGCCCGCTCGCTCGGGCCATTGCCCGGTTTGGGCAGCAGGCGGTCCAGCACGAACCGGGTCGGCGGCAGCATCATGCCCGCCACCAGGGCGCCGAAGCCGACCTTGACCCCGTTTGCCACGAGCGGTGAAAGGGACGACGCCCCGACGCTGAGCAGCTCGCGATAGCGGAAGCGGCGTCCGTAGCGCCAGTTGAGCAGGGCGTTGCTGCGCCGGACGACGCGGGTGTTGTACGACGCCATGAAGAACGGCGCGAGCGTGCCGCGCAGCGTCGGATCCACGTCGGCGCCGCGCACGGTGGCGACGTCGCTCTGCCGGCCCAGGTCGGGCTCGCCGGCCCGGTCGGGGCTGAGCGAGTAGGGGCTCGCGGCCAGCCGGCGCAGGCCGCGATCGTTCTTGACCGCGTCGAGCTGCTGGCGCATCGAGTCGATCGTGCCGCCACTGACCCCGCCCCGCATGCTGGTCACGACCATCGTGGTGTCGGTGAGCTCCCCGGCGCCGTCGGCCGCGACCTGCTGCGCGAGGACGTGGACGCCCAGGTCGGAGGGGACCGAGTCGAAACCGCAGGAGTGCACGATCCGGGCGCCTGTGCGCGCGGCCGTCTCGTGGTTGGCGTCGATGCTCCGCCGGGCGAAGACCACCTCGCCGGTCAGGTCGACGTAGTCCGTGCCGGCTTCGGCGCACGCCCGGGCCAGCGCCTGGCCGAACTTCAGGTACGGCCCCACTGTCGTCACCACGACCCGGGTCGAGGCGGCGAGGCGGGCCAGTGCCTCGGTGTCGGCGGCGTCGGCCACGATGATCGGCCAGTCGACGCCCAGCTTGTCGCGGACGGTGGCCACGCGCGGCTCGGAGCGCCCGGCCAGGGCCAGAAGCGTGCCCTCCGGCGCGTGTTCGGCGAGGTAACGGGCGGTCACCGCGCCGACAAACCCGGAGGCGCCGTAGACGACGATATCGTGATCCCTGGCTCGATCGGTCATGGTTCTGGATTCTGCATCAGCGCTCCGCCAACCGCTCGTTCGGTTTAGTCTCAAGCCGTTTGTTCCTCTATCGATCCGGCTGGTGAGGGGTCTTTCACGGCCTCAGAGCCGGCCCTGTCCGCGCTGCGCGGACACCGCGGGCGGAACGCCGAGTCCTGCCGCCGCCCGACGGGACGAACCTCAACGGCATGGAGCGGGGGACCCACGTTCCTCGGCGCGTCCGCGCGCCTCGGGGTGAAGCCGCCACACCACGCGGCCGGGCACCTCAGCCCGAACCCGACAGCTGACCTCGCAGGCGTGGAGGGTTCATGTCATGGCACGAGTCTGTCCATCTGCCCGCGCCGCACTAGCCATCGCCACCGCGGGCGTCACCGGCATCACCTCTCTGATCGGGCCGATCGCCACCACGCCGGCCGCCGCCGCACCCGCGGCCACGGCCGAGGTCAACTGGGACGCCATCGCCGAATGCGAGTCGGGCGGCGACTGGAGCATCAACACGGGCAACGGCTATTACGGCGGCCTGCAGTTCAGCCGCAGCACCTGGCGCGCCTACGGCGGGTCACGGTTCGCTCGCACCGCCGACCAGGCCAGCCGGACCGAGCAGATCGCGATCGCCGAACGCGTGCGCGACGGCCAGGGCCTGGGGGCCTGGCCCACATGCGGCCGTCGAGCCTCGTCGACCAGGCAGTATCGAGCCGCCCAACTCGCCGAGGCCCGCGCTGACAGAGCAGCCGCGGCGGCAACGGCTCAAGCAACAACCACTGACGCACCGACTGCACAAGCCACCGCGACAGCCGGCTCGGTCACCCGCTCGACGCCTACCCGTGCGAAGAAACGCGTCTACATCGTGCGCGCCGGAGACACCTTGGCCGTGATCGCCCAGCGGACGAACTATCCCGGCGGCTGGCGCGCCCTGCACCGCCTCAACCGCGACGTGCTCAGCAGCCCGCACCGGATCTATCCCGGTCAGCCGCTCGCGCTGTGACAGACGCCGGTCGCCTCAGGCCGGGTTGACGAATTCCGGCTGGTCGAGGACACGCAACCATGTGCCGTCAGGCTGACGACGCACCACCTGGGCCCGGGCGCCGGCACCGTCGCTCGGCGGCGTCGACGTCAGGGCCAGGTCGCCGCTGATCAGCGTGGGCAACGGCTCCTCGGGCGTGAAGGACGGCATGTGCGGCAGAGCCTCCTCCCACAGCCGCTGGATCGCGGCCCGGCCGACGGTCTGGCGGCCGGGCGGATAGGCCATCACCGCGTCTTCCTCATAGAGCAGAGCCAGCCCTTCGGCGTCTTTGGCGTTGGCACGCTCAACGAAGAGGCGGGTCAGGTCTTCGGGACGGTTGGCCTTCTCGCGTTCGGTCATGCGTCCACCTTGCTCCGGCCGGGTCGACAAGTCCAACGCATAGTTCTTATGGGAACTAGCATTGGGAGTTATGGAACTGCGTCAGCTGGAGTACTTCGTAACCGTGGCCGAGGAGGCGAACTTCACCCGGGCCGCCGAACGCGTGCGCATCACCCAGTCCGGCGTGAGTTCGCAGGTCAAGGCGCTGGAGCACGAGATCGGAGCGCCGCTGTTCGACCGTTCGGGACGCACCGCCCGCCTCACCGAGACGGGTGCGGCCGCCCTCCCGTACGCGAAAGCAGCCCTGGAGGCCGCCGCCGGTCTGCGGCAGGCAGTGGACGAGGTGCGGGGGCTCGTGCGAGGACAGCTGACGGTCGGGATGGTGACCGGATGCGAGGTCAAGCCGCTGTTCGCCGCGCTGGCCGCCTTCAGCCGCGAGCATCCGGCGATCGAGCTCGACCTGATCGAGGACAACTCCGACCGGCTCGTCGCGGGTGTGCGGGTCAGCACGGTGGACGTGGCCCTGGTGGGCGTGGCCGGCGAACCTCCGCAACACCTGGAGTCGCAGGTGATTGTGCGCGAAGGTCTGGCCGCCATGGCGCCCGCCGACTCCGAAGTGGCCCGCCTCGACCGCATCCCGTTGACCGAGCTCGTCGCGCATCCGCTGGTCACTCTGCCCGCTGGCACCGGCGTCCGCACCGTGCTCGACGAATCGTGCCTGGCCGCGAGCCTGTTCCCCAATGTGGTGCTGGTCGCGTCGGCGCCGGGCGCAGTGGCCGAGCTGGCGTCGCGCGGCCTCGGCCTGGGCGTGCTCAGCGAGTCCATGGCGACCGCGTTTCCGCAGCTCAAAACCATTCCCATTGATCCCGTACGGATCCCCGCCCTGCTCACCCTGACCTGGCGCCCACGGGTCAGTCCCGCACTGGCTGCCCTGCTCCCGCACCTGCGCGAAGCGTTCGCCACCGGAGCAAGCCCTCTGACGAACCCCTAAGCGGCGAGGTCGGCCAGCTCGACGCCCGGATCGGCCAGCCGCTTCCGGTCGACCACGGCCCGCGAATGGATCAACTCCCCGATCCGGTCGGCCACATCCCAGATGTTGACGTTCATACCCGCCGCGACCCGGCCGTCGACCAGCCAGAACGCGATGAACTCGCGAGCGCCGAGATCACCGCGGACGACCACCTCCGCGCCGGGTGGGGCGAACCCCGTGTACTCCATGCCGAGGTCGTACTGGTCGGTAAAGAAATACGGCAGACGGTCGTACGCGACCGGCTGACCGAGCATCGCCCGGGCCGCGGCCTGTCCGGTGTGGATGGCGACGTCCCAGTGCTCGACCCGCACCCGCCGCCCGAGGAAGGCGTGGTCGACGTGCGCGATGTCGCCGGCCGCGAAGATGTCGGGATCGCTGGTGGCGAGGCTCGACGAGACGAGCACGCCGTCGTCGACCGCGAGACCGGCGTGGTCGGCCAGGGCGACGTTGGGGTTCACGCCGACGCCGGCGATCACCACGTCGGCCGGCAGACGGCGACCGTCGGCCAGCACCACTTCAGCCGGGGTGACCTCGATGACGCGAGTACCCAGCACGAGTTCGGTGCCGTGGGCCCGGTGCAGGTCGGCGAAGACCTGGGCCATCTCGTCGCCGAGCACCTTCTGCAGCGGCAGCGCGCCCGACCCCACGACGGTCACCTGCGCGCCACGGCTGCGGGCGGCCGCGGCAACCTCGAGACCGATCCA from the Paractinoplanes abujensis genome contains:
- a CDS encoding sensor histidine kinase, which encodes MTWTHPSRWRSPAGWPLRTRIVAIIMVLLTVLGLAVGGTAYFFLRNTLYTQVDAKLDTAGRPGPGGGKFMFPFDDTHPYRGAEPGSITITYTGVSDIEGGMVEAFTNTEGFPDTRYKTLTDVANAQLLAVPVDGEKSTVSLDGYGSYRVVSETTNEGTIRVTALSLKNTNFTLLRVALVTGGAVLIALGIAGWAGALIVRRTLAPLDRVAATATRVSELRLDRGEVRLAQRVPERDTDPRTEVGQVGAALNQMLDHVGNALEARHASETQVRQFVADASHELRTPLAAIRGYAELSRRSRATVPDEIAHVLNRVESEAKRMTGLVEDLLLLARIDAGRPLAHDPVDLTMLVVDSVSDAHAAGPRHSWQLDLPEEPVVVIGDGARLHQVLANLLANARTHTPEGTTVTVGVSSTSGSAVLRVTDNGPGIPYELQPHIFERFARGDSSRSRAAGSTGLGLSIVHAVVQSHQGHVAVESVPGRTVFTVVLPLSVSSAEQFAQIAPPAT
- a CDS encoding 3-deoxy-7-phosphoheptulonate synthase, with the translated sequence MSLPFCLPALRVGAGAEVENTVTAPEVQRVRDQRIEAVVPLMSPALLHHELPLTSELHDTVLEGRRQVEDVLNRRDPRLLVVVGPCSVHDPAAAGEYASLLSGAAERFADDLLIVMRVYFEKPRSTVGWKGLINDPALDGTGDVGTGLRIARRLLLEIVGRGLPTAVEFLDPITPQYIADTVSWGAIGARTVESQVHRQLSSGLSMPIGMKNRPDGSISTAIDAIHAAAVPHVFPGIDYSGTPAILHTTGNPDTHLVLRGGGGKPNYSAADVAHALDLLRTAGLPERLVIDCSHGNSGKDHLRQPVVADDVAQQMEAGQRGISGVMLESFLVPGRQDLGGPLTYGQSVTDACMGWEPTVEVLERLATASAKRRATHS
- a CDS encoding ArnT family glycosyltransferase, with the protein product MTTTLPVPPPVAQDVPPRAPAPTPAWVRPALIALLVATGVLYLWGLGRNGWANAFYSAAVQAGSESWKAFFFGSSDAANSITVDKTPASLWVMALSARIFGVNAWSILVPQALMGVASVGLLFATVRRWYGPAAGLLAGAVLALTPIAVLMFRFNNPDALLVLLMVAGAYATVRAVENGSTKWIVLAGVFVGFGFLAKMLQALLVVPAFALAYLIAGPPKLGKRIGQLLLSGLAVVVSAGWYIAIVELVPASMRPYIGGSQNNSILELTLGYNGLGRLNGDETGSVGGGGGGFGGGGMWGSTGLTRMFDSEQGGQISWLLPAALIVLVAGLVITARRARTDRQRAGLILWGGWLLITGLVFSFMQGIFHAYYTVALAPAVGAVVGMGVALLWARRRTVVAAVTLAATVAITAWWSYHLLGLSPDFLPWLRWVVLIGGLTGAVALLGALRLPARVAALAAGVSLAAVLAGPAAYAVQTASEAHTGSIPSAGPATTGGFGGGPGRGGFRGGGGRSNGGFPGGGQGFPGGGQGFPGGGQGFPGGGQGFPGGTGQNGGAPGGTSQGGPQGGTSPGGTSQGGGFPGGNGGGGMRGGGMGGLLDAATVSDEMKALLEANADQYTWVAAAVGSQSASGYQLATGDPVMAVGGFNGSDPSPTLAQFQQYVAEGKIHYFIGGGGFGGRSSGGSSASSEIASWISENFTAQTVGNTTVYDLSQSAGGTTA
- a CDS encoding glycosyltransferase, with the translated sequence MNTTQPSPTAAATRFDAPVLDVVVPVYNEEIDLEPCVRRLHGYLAAHFPYRFRITIADNASTDSTASVAGRLAGELTEVEWVHLPEKGRGRALKHVWTHSDAAVMAYMDVDLSTDLGALLPLVAPLISGHSDLAIGSRLARGSRVVRGAKREFISRSYNLILRGTLSARFSDAQCGFKAIRSDVAAQLLPMVEDTGWFFDTEMLVLAERAGLRIHEVPVDWIDDPDSRVDIVSTAMADLRGIARLLRAFGAGRLPLATLREQLGRNPLPVTGVPAGLTGQLIRFAAIGAASTLAYLALYALLRLGLNPQPANLLALLATAIANTAANRRLTFNVRGTDGAWRHQAQGLLVFAVGLGLTSGALALLDALHTAPAKPVELAVLIVANLLATAVRFLMLRLWVFRSRRATAHATT
- a CDS encoding DUF3040 domain-containing protein; its protein translation is MGRGRDPTGGGDMLSREDSRRLAQLERQLRRDDPEFCARMTSGRLEPPRPKRPSLSLILTAVVIWTAAVILGVLGWWIAAAAAAFCAILVIAAALLRRPPGRPRRITPDQLPPEH